In a single window of the Micromonospora sp. WMMD1155 genome:
- a CDS encoding PH domain-containing protein, producing MPAAPDAPGPSGPVPGRGPLEPWPSTVDWQPISTDLIWVELIRLAIVVAVGLAVTAVGWALSGHWLFGLAVAVVALLGGWRAIAIVRAVRAWGYAERENDLLVRHGLLVRRLSIVPYSRMQFVDVSAGPLERAFDLATVQLHTAAAASDARVPGLRPTEASRLRDRLTALGEDRAEGL from the coding sequence CTGCCGGCCGCCCCCGACGCGCCCGGCCCGTCCGGTCCTGTGCCGGGGCGGGGGCCGTTGGAGCCCTGGCCGAGCACTGTCGACTGGCAGCCGATCTCCACCGACCTGATCTGGGTGGAGTTGATCCGGCTGGCGATCGTGGTCGCTGTCGGGCTGGCGGTGACGGCCGTGGGCTGGGCGCTGAGCGGCCACTGGCTGTTCGGGTTGGCCGTCGCCGTCGTCGCCCTGCTCGGTGGGTGGCGCGCCATCGCGATCGTCCGCGCCGTGCGGGCCTGGGGGTACGCGGAGCGGGAGAACGACCTGCTGGTCCGGCACGGGCTCCTGGTCCGGCGGCTCTCCATCGTTCCGTACTCGCGAATGCAGTTCGTCGACGTCAGCGCCGGGCCGTTGGAGCGCGCCTTCGACCTGGCCACCGTGCAGCTGCACACGGCCGCGGCGGCCAGCGACGCCCGGGTGCCCGGGCTGCGGCCCACAGAGGCGTCCCGGCTACGCGACCGGCTCACCGCGCTCGGCGAAGACCGGGCGGAGGGCCTGTGA
- a CDS encoding MoxR family ATPase: MAQPTMPDAPTPNGAAPQTPAPVTTPAQDATLLEKALFEIKRVIVGQDRMVERMFVALLARGHCLLEGVPGVAKTLAVETLAKVVGGSFARVQFTPDLVPADIMGTRIYRQSSEKFDVELGPVFVNFLLADEINRAPAKVQSALLEVMSERQVSIGGESHRVPDPFLVMATQNPIEQEGVYPLPEAQRDRFLMKIVVGYPTDAEEREIVYRMGVAPPEPVAVFDTPELIALQRKADQVFVHNALVDYAVRLVLATRAPAEHGMPDVAQLIQYGASPRASLGLVRATRALALLRGRDYALPQDVQDIAPDILRHRLVLSYDALADDVPADHIVHRVMSTIPLPAVAPRQQATPTSSVPPPGAGWPGQRP; the protein is encoded by the coding sequence GTGGCCCAGCCGACCATGCCCGACGCCCCGACGCCGAACGGGGCGGCACCACAGACGCCCGCGCCGGTGACCACACCCGCGCAGGACGCCACCCTGCTGGAGAAAGCGCTGTTCGAGATCAAACGCGTGATCGTCGGGCAGGACCGGATGGTGGAGCGGATGTTCGTCGCGCTGCTCGCCCGTGGTCACTGCCTGCTCGAAGGGGTGCCCGGGGTCGCCAAGACCCTCGCCGTGGAGACCCTCGCCAAGGTCGTCGGCGGGTCCTTCGCCCGGGTGCAGTTCACTCCGGACCTGGTGCCGGCCGACATCATGGGCACCCGCATCTACCGGCAGTCGAGCGAGAAGTTCGACGTCGAGCTGGGGCCGGTCTTCGTCAACTTCCTGCTCGCCGACGAGATCAACAGGGCTCCGGCGAAGGTGCAGTCCGCGCTGCTGGAGGTGATGAGCGAACGGCAGGTGTCCATCGGTGGGGAGAGCCACCGGGTGCCCGACCCGTTCCTGGTGATGGCCACCCAGAACCCGATCGAGCAGGAGGGGGTCTACCCGCTGCCGGAGGCGCAGCGCGACCGGTTCCTCATGAAGATCGTGGTGGGTTACCCGACCGACGCGGAGGAACGGGAGATCGTCTACCGGATGGGCGTGGCACCGCCGGAGCCGGTCGCGGTGTTCGACACCCCGGAGCTGATCGCCCTGCAACGCAAGGCCGACCAGGTCTTCGTGCACAACGCGCTCGTCGACTACGCGGTCCGGTTGGTGTTGGCCACCCGCGCCCCGGCCGAGCACGGCATGCCCGACGTCGCCCAACTGATCCAGTACGGGGCCAGCCCGCGCGCCTCACTGGGCCTGGTCCGGGCCACCCGCGCGTTGGCGCTGCTGCGGGGGCGCGACTACGCGTTGCCGCAGGACGTGCAGGACATCGCACCGGACATCCTGCGGCACCGGTTGGTGCTCAGCTACGACGCCCTCGCCGACGACGTGCCCGCCGACCACATCGTGCACCGGGTGATGTCGACGATCCCCCTGCCGGCTGTCGCGCCCCGGCAGCAGGCCACCCCGACGTCGAGCGTGCCCCCGCCGGGCGCCGGCTGGCCCGGGCAGCGCCCGTGA
- a CDS encoding DUF58 domain-containing protein: protein MARAAPVTSPTPRPAPLADRSEAVLSRLQLLVTRKLDGLLQGDYAGLLPGPGSEAGESREYRPGDDVRRMDWPVTARTTTPHVRRTVADRELETWLALDLSASLDFGTGQWLKREVVVAAAAAITHLTVRGGNRIGAVIGTGGGAPVPTRRWRGAAPPAGPGVLTRLPARSGRKEAQGLLRTVAGATIRPGRGDLGALIEMLNRPPRRRGVVVVVSDFLAPAEQWARPLRKLRVRHDVLAIEVVDPRELELPDVGVLPVVDPESGELYEVQTADPRLRQRYADAAAAQRATIAAALRGAGAAHLRLRTDRDWLLDMVRFVAAQRHARTRGTTR, encoded by the coding sequence CTGGCCCGGGCAGCGCCCGTGACCTCACCCACCCCTCGTCCCGCCCCCCTCGCCGACCGCAGCGAGGCCGTGCTGTCCCGGCTTCAACTGCTGGTCACCCGCAAACTCGACGGCCTGCTCCAGGGCGACTACGCCGGCCTGCTCCCCGGGCCGGGCAGCGAGGCGGGGGAGTCCCGGGAGTACCGCCCCGGCGACGACGTACGCCGGATGGACTGGCCGGTCACCGCCCGCACCACGACCCCGCACGTGCGGCGTACGGTGGCCGACCGGGAGCTGGAGACGTGGCTGGCGCTGGACCTCTCGGCCAGCCTGGACTTCGGCACCGGGCAGTGGCTGAAACGGGAGGTGGTGGTCGCCGCCGCGGCTGCCATCACCCACCTGACCGTACGCGGTGGCAACCGGATCGGCGCGGTGATCGGCACCGGTGGCGGCGCTCCCGTTCCGACCCGACGATGGCGGGGCGCAGCGCCGCCGGCCGGCCCCGGAGTGCTCACCCGGCTGCCGGCCCGCTCGGGGCGCAAGGAGGCGCAGGGCCTCCTGCGTACCGTCGCCGGCGCCACCATCCGACCCGGCCGCGGTGACCTGGGCGCCCTGATCGAGATGCTCAACCGCCCGCCCCGACGACGCGGGGTGGTCGTGGTGGTCTCGGACTTCCTCGCGCCGGCCGAGCAGTGGGCCCGGCCGTTGCGCAAACTGCGGGTCCGCCACGACGTGCTGGCGATCGAGGTGGTCGACCCGCGCGAGCTGGAGCTGCCCGACGTGGGAGTGCTGCCGGTGGTCGACCCGGAGAGCGGGGAGCTGTACGAGGTGCAGACCGCCGACCCTCGGCTACGGCAGCGCTACGCCGACGCCGCCGCCGCCCAACGCGCCACGATCGCCGCCGCCCTGCGCGGCGCCGGTGCGGCCCACCTGCGTCTGCGTACCGACCGAGACTGGCTGCTGGACATGGTGCGATTCGTGGCCGCGCAGCGGCACGCCCGCACCAGGGGGACGACACGATGA
- a CDS encoding VWA domain-containing protein, which produces MIRFMQPWWLLAVLPVLALAGFYLWRQLHRRAYAMRFTNVDLLRTVAPKGLGWRRHVPATAFLLCLLVLASALARPAVDTKEPLERATVMLAIDVSLSMQADDVAPNRLEAAQEAAKQFVGELPESYNLGLVSFAKAANVLVPPGKDRDAVTSAIDGLVLAEATATGEAVFTCLEAIRSVPADGAAGIPPARIVLLSDGFRTSGRAVEEAAAAAQAANVPVSTIAFGTDTGQVDIGGQLQRVPVDRLALADLAETTEGYFYEAASVSELKQVYQDMGSSIGFRTEPREVTQWYAGIALLLALCAGALSLLWSSRML; this is translated from the coding sequence ATGATCCGTTTCATGCAACCGTGGTGGCTGCTGGCCGTGCTGCCGGTGTTGGCACTCGCCGGGTTCTACCTCTGGCGGCAGCTGCACCGCCGGGCGTACGCGATGCGGTTCACGAACGTGGACCTGCTGCGTACGGTGGCGCCGAAGGGGCTGGGCTGGCGTCGGCACGTTCCGGCGACCGCGTTCCTGCTCTGCCTGCTGGTGCTGGCCAGCGCGTTGGCCCGGCCCGCGGTGGACACCAAGGAGCCGTTGGAGCGGGCCACCGTGATGCTCGCGATCGACGTGTCGTTGTCCATGCAGGCCGACGACGTGGCGCCGAATCGGCTGGAGGCGGCCCAGGAGGCGGCCAAGCAGTTCGTCGGCGAGCTGCCGGAGAGCTACAACCTGGGCCTGGTGTCGTTCGCCAAGGCGGCCAACGTTCTGGTGCCGCCGGGCAAGGACCGGGACGCGGTGACCAGTGCCATCGACGGGCTGGTGTTGGCCGAGGCGACCGCCACCGGTGAGGCCGTGTTCACCTGCCTGGAGGCGATCCGGTCGGTGCCGGCGGACGGCGCGGCGGGCATCCCGCCGGCCCGGATCGTGCTGCTCTCCGATGGTTTCCGCACCTCCGGGCGGGCGGTGGAGGAGGCGGCGGCGGCCGCGCAGGCGGCCAACGTCCCGGTCTCCACCATCGCGTTCGGTACCGACACCGGTCAGGTCGACATCGGCGGGCAGTTGCAGCGGGTGCCGGTGGACCGGTTGGCGCTCGCCGACCTCGCCGAGACCACCGAGGGCTACTTCTACGAGGCGGCGTCGGTGAGCGAGCTGAAGCAGGTCTACCAGGACATGGGCAGCTCGATCGGGTTCCGCACCGAGCCGCGCGAGGTGACCCAGTGGTACGCGGGGATCGCGTTGCTGTTGGCGCTCTGCGCGGGCGCGCTCAGTCTGCTCTGGTCGTCGCGGATGCTGTGA
- a CDS encoding acyltransferase family protein, translating into MNRDRAVDALRAYAIGGVVLGHWLVTGLVLTCDGGLHQASPLTALPGLAPVTWVLQTLGLFFFTAGFGSTRSLASHRGRAGGRLARRLRRLLLPTVALLGVGAAVLLAATVAGTPDDTLAVALRLAISPLWFLVPLVFLVAATSPLRAAVRRWGVARTVAPAVAVVAAVDLAVRLSPAGTDLPPLTVLAAWSVPYLLGVAHADGRLGGRRTAGTLAAGGAVALAALLALGYPASAVGVPGAGVSNLNPPSLLAVALAVTQVGLGLLARPALERLLTRPLPGRAVAEVNRYAVRIYLWHQPILVTVTALTARGGLALPGLHTAPDGPGWVLARFGWLPLLAAVLVTVVRTGRPRPPRRPGGGGVADRSAEYAPAVSPVYDHRRSGPPDPQEVIAVRDSDPPSRGRADGQSR; encoded by the coding sequence GTGAACCGGGACCGTGCCGTCGACGCGTTACGGGCGTACGCGATCGGCGGGGTGGTGCTGGGGCACTGGCTGGTCACCGGGTTGGTGCTGACCTGCGACGGCGGGCTGCACCAGGCCAGCCCACTGACCGCCCTGCCCGGTCTGGCCCCGGTGACCTGGGTGTTGCAGACGCTCGGGCTGTTCTTCTTCACCGCCGGTTTCGGGTCGACCCGGTCGTTGGCGAGCCATCGGGGACGGGCGGGCGGTCGGCTGGCCCGTCGGCTGCGCCGGCTGCTACTGCCGACGGTGGCGCTGCTCGGGGTGGGCGCTGCGGTGTTGCTCGCCGCCACCGTCGCCGGTACCCCGGACGACACCCTCGCGGTGGCGCTCCGACTCGCGATCAGTCCACTGTGGTTCCTGGTGCCACTGGTGTTCCTGGTCGCGGCGACCAGCCCGCTGCGCGCCGCCGTACGCCGCTGGGGGGTGGCCCGGACCGTCGCACCGGCGGTGGCGGTGGTCGCGGCGGTCGACCTGGCCGTGCGCCTGTCACCGGCCGGGACCGACCTGCCGCCGCTCACCGTCCTGGCGGCGTGGTCGGTGCCGTACCTGTTGGGGGTGGCGCACGCCGACGGGCGGTTGGGCGGCCGACGGACGGCCGGCACGCTGGCGGCCGGTGGGGCTGTCGCGCTCGCGGCGTTGCTGGCGCTGGGCTATCCGGCGAGCGCGGTCGGCGTGCCCGGGGCCGGGGTGTCCAACCTGAACCCGCCGTCGCTGCTGGCGGTGGCACTGGCGGTCACCCAGGTCGGACTGGGCCTGCTGGCTCGGCCGGCACTGGAACGGCTGCTGACCCGACCGCTACCGGGCCGTGCGGTGGCCGAGGTGAACCGGTACGCGGTCCGGATCTACCTGTGGCATCAGCCGATCCTGGTGACGGTGACCGCGCTCACCGCCCGCGGCGGGCTGGCCCTGCCGGGGCTGCACACCGCGCCGGACGGCCCGGGCTGGGTGCTGGCCCGTTTCGGCTGGCTGCCACTGCTGGCCGCGGTGCTGGTCACGGTGGTGCGGACGGGTCGACCACGGCCGCCGCGACGACCGGGCGGTGGAGGGGTTGCCGACCGGTCGGCCGAGTACGCCCCGGCGGTGTCCCCGGTGTACGATCATCGACGTTCCGGCCCGCCCGACCCGCAGGAGGTGATCGCTGTGCGAGATAGCGATCCTCCTAGTCGTGGCCGGGCCGATGGTCAGTCCCGCTGA
- a CDS encoding alpha/beta hydrolase, translating into MRRRGAGRVAVAALLGVNLVLPTRPEPVAAAGFVEAYPVMAAAMLAAGPPYADWAADGRRFLTFDTRGDGRAVEVFGDLVGADRIAVLVPGVGSTLADFDRGLGGVARRAPAVQAGQLYRELRAIDPTARVAVLAWLGYDPPDGVLTAAGAGSARRGARGLVVLLRELAARRPAATITLVGHSYGALVVSLAAVDAPAQVTDVVSLGGVGAGVQHAADLPGRRRFWAAEASSDWIRRVPPVRLLGLGFGRRPGDEAFGARPLPVVGVAGHDGYLVSGSATLVAVATVVLGGSDAVALGGSDSVALGGSDAGSGDAR; encoded by the coding sequence ATGCGACGACGAGGTGCCGGTCGGGTGGCGGTGGCCGCGCTGCTGGGCGTGAACCTGGTCCTGCCGACCCGACCCGAACCGGTGGCGGCGGCGGGGTTCGTCGAGGCGTACCCCGTCATGGCGGCGGCGATGCTCGCGGCCGGCCCCCCGTACGCGGACTGGGCGGCCGACGGACGCCGGTTCCTGACGTTCGACACGCGTGGCGACGGCCGTGCGGTGGAGGTGTTCGGCGATCTGGTCGGCGCGGACCGGATCGCGGTGCTGGTGCCGGGGGTGGGCAGCACCCTCGCCGACTTCGACCGGGGGTTGGGCGGGGTGGCTCGCCGGGCGCCGGCGGTGCAGGCCGGGCAGCTCTACCGGGAGCTGCGGGCGATCGACCCGACGGCGCGGGTGGCGGTGCTGGCCTGGCTGGGTTACGACCCGCCGGACGGGGTGCTGACCGCAGCCGGTGCTGGCAGCGCCCGGCGCGGTGCGCGCGGGTTGGTCGTGTTGCTGCGGGAGTTGGCCGCTCGACGTCCGGCGGCGACGATCACCTTGGTCGGGCACAGCTACGGGGCGCTGGTGGTGTCGTTGGCGGCGGTCGACGCCCCCGCCCAGGTGACCGACGTGGTCAGTCTCGGCGGTGTCGGCGCCGGAGTGCAGCACGCCGCCGATCTGCCCGGTCGGCGGCGGTTCTGGGCGGCGGAGGCGTCGAGCGACTGGATCCGCCGGGTGCCGCCGGTGCGACTGCTCGGCCTGGGTTTCGGCCGTCGTCCCGGCGACGAGGCGTTCGGCGCGCGCCCGCTGCCGGTGGTCGGGGTGGCCGGGCACGACGGCTACCTCGTGTCGGGCAGCGCCACGCTGGTCGCGGTGGCGACGGTGGTGCTCGGCGGCTCCGACGCGGTGGCGCTCGGCGGCTCCGACTCGGTGGCGCTCGGCGGCTCCGACGCCGGGAGTGGGGACGCCCGGTGA
- a CDS encoding response regulator transcription factor, whose product MIRVLIADDQAMVRQGFGALLAAQPDLLVVGDAADGEQAVSAARHLDPDVVLMDVRMPVMDGLAATRMLLGDRSAQRPRVLILTTFDLDDYVYEALRAGASGFLLKDAPAADLVQAVRVVAAGDALLAPAVTRRLIAEFAARPERRRPRPTDLAGLTPRETEVLRLIARGRNNTEIAADLVVAEQTVKTHVGRILAKLGLRDRVQAVVLAYETGLVAAGE is encoded by the coding sequence ATGATCCGGGTGCTGATCGCCGACGACCAGGCGATGGTCCGACAGGGCTTCGGTGCGCTGCTCGCCGCCCAACCGGACCTGTTGGTGGTGGGTGACGCCGCCGACGGCGAGCAGGCCGTCAGCGCCGCCCGCCACCTCGACCCGGACGTGGTGCTGATGGACGTGCGGATGCCGGTCATGGACGGGCTGGCCGCCACCCGCATGTTGCTCGGCGACCGCTCGGCGCAGCGACCCCGGGTGCTCATCCTCACCACGTTCGACCTGGACGACTACGTGTACGAGGCGCTGCGCGCCGGGGCCAGCGGGTTCCTGCTCAAGGACGCCCCGGCCGCCGACCTGGTGCAGGCGGTGCGGGTGGTGGCGGCCGGGGACGCGCTGCTCGCCCCGGCGGTCACCCGCCGGTTGATCGCCGAGTTCGCCGCCCGCCCGGAGCGCCGCCGTCCGCGCCCCACCGACCTGGCCGGGCTCACTCCCCGCGAGACCGAGGTGCTGCGGTTGATCGCCCGGGGCCGCAACAACACGGAGATCGCCGCCGACCTGGTGGTGGCCGAGCAGACCGTGAAGACACACGTCGGGCGGATCCTGGCGAAGCTGGGGCTGCGCGACCGCGTCCAGGCGGTGGTGCTGGCGTACGAGACGGGTCTGGTGGCCGCCGGGGAGTAG